The genomic DNA TGGtggatgtgtgtgtgtgtttcaTCGAAGAGAGTGCCTCTTGATAGGGAGttgtaggtaggtatgtttTAAACACGACCATCAAGACCCGAAGCAGCAAGGTATGGCCACCCGAGGATCATGCCAATGGCAGGGAAGTAACTGTATCATCGCCGTCAAATGTTAGCCATCTCTTCTGTTGATTTGAATGGgcggagagaaaaaaaaacatacacAGCACCCTGCTTTCCAACCCTCTTGATCTGTCTCCCCcagtcggcggcggcagagttGGTCGAGACGGGCAGACGCTCAAAGGGGGCGTGCTCGAAGGAGCGGGCGAACTGGCGGAGGGACTTGTAGACGGAGAAGGTtctctgttgctgctgaacACCGCGGAAGGCGACGTTGCGGGCGGCGAGGTGGGCAAGGATGGGAGACATTTTtgaagttttttttttgaagtGGTGATGAGTAGAGGTTAAGTTGAGATGTTGGTACTAAAAGtacacagaga from Podospora pseudoanserina strain CBS 124.78 chromosome 2, whole genome shotgun sequence includes the following:
- a CDS encoding hypothetical protein (EggNog:ENOG503P84R) produces the protein MSPILAHLAARNVAFRGVQQQQRTFSVYKSLRQFARSFEHAPFERLPVSTNSAAADWGRQIKRVGKQGAVYFPAIGMILGWPYLAASGLDGRV